The genome window AACAACGATCTTCTGGCCGCGGCCGTTCAAATCTGCTTTCGCGCTGACGCTGGCAGCTTCGATATAGGGCTTTCCGACCTTAACTTCTCCGTTATTCGAGACAAGCAATACTTTATCAAAGGTTACAGCATCGCCGGCTTCCACACCCAGCTTTTCTACCTGAATGACATCGCCTTCTGCGACCTTGTACTGTTTTCCGCCTGTTTCAATAATTGCATACATTTTTGGCACCTCCTCATTATAAGACTCGCCGGTATCGGTGAAAAAGGGCTATCCTTTTTGCTGACCTAATCCGAGCGGTATACCACACTTAAAGTACAATACCACAGTTCGGGGTAAATGTCAAATAAATTTTTAATTCAATTTCCCCAGTTCCGCCAGCAGTGTTTTTAAATATTCCCAGGTTCTTTGCGTTGAAGAGATACTCAAGCGTTCTTTAACCGAATGAACATCCCACATATCCGGACCGATGCTGATGGCTTCCAATTCCGGTTTCTTCGATAAAAACACGCCGCACTCCAGCCCTGCATGAATCGCCTTTACCACCGCTTCTTTTCCGGTCAGGCTCTGATACGTTGCCGCCGCTTTTTTGAGCAATTCGCTTTCCGGTTTCATTTCCCATTCCGGATATTCGGCTGTCTTGTAAAAA of Lachnospiraceae bacterium oral taxon 500 contains these proteins:
- the rplU gene encoding 50S ribosomal protein L21; translated protein: MYAIIETGGKQYKVAEGDVIQVEKLGVEAGDAVTFDKVLLVSNNGEVKVGKPYIEAASVSAKADLNGRGQKIVVFKYKPKKGYHKKQGHRQAFTQVTIEKINA